The genomic region ATGTCAAGCCGTCCAAATATTGCGACCCGGTCGTCGTGGGCGCGGTGCCTTTCGATCACACGACGCCAGCACAGCTTGTCGTGCCAACGAGAATCCGGTGGGCGGGACCGCTGCAATTCCATTCGGATGTTCAGGCAACCCCGCCTTTGGTGACGGCGTGCGAGATTCGCGAGGTTCCGGAACCGGAAGAGTATATTCGCGGCGTGGAGCAAGGATTGGCCCGTCTTCAGGCGGGCGAATTTGACAAGGTGGTGCTGTCGAGATCGCTGCATCTGACCTCGCCGGAAGCGATTGATATCCGTCAACTGCTTCGCAACCTGGCTCGTCACAATGCTGACGGCTACACCTTTGCCGTGGATCTGCCCCAATTCGGTTCAAGTGTCGCTTCTCCGGTATCCGGGCGGCGAACGCTGATCGGGGCCAGCCCCGAATTGCTCGTATCAAGGGCGGGCCTTCAGGTGACGGCCAATCCCCTGGCAGGGTCCAGGCCCCGCAGTGAAGATCCCGCCGAGGACCAACGGCGAGCGGCCGAATTGCTCGCTTCTGCCAAGGATCGGCATGAGCATGCGGTGGTCGTTGAGGCGGTCGCAGCCGCGCTCCGTCCGTATTGCCGGGAATTGGAAGTCCCTGCTGAACCTTCGCTGGTACACACCGCAACCATGTGGCACCTGTCGACCAAGATTGTAGGCGAGCTTTCGGATTCCGCCACCTCGGCGCTCGAACTTGCCGCTGCACTGCACCCGACTCCGGCCGTCTGCGGGACGCCGACCCGTTTGGCACGAACGGCGATCCGGGAGATCGAACCGTTCGATCGAGGTTTCTTCACAGGAATGATCGGTTGGGTGGATGCAAGCGGTGACGGCGAGTGGGTGGTTGCAATTCGCTGCGCGGAGGCTGATGAGCACTCGCTTCGTCTGTTCGCGGGAGCCGGCATCGTCGTTGGATCGAAGCCGGAGGAGGAACTCGCGGAGACATCGGCCAAGTTTCGCACGATGCTTCGCGCCATGGGGCTGGACCG from Polycladomyces zharkentensis harbors:
- the dhbC gene encoding isochorismate synthase DhbC, producing MMKHDAVLEESAAQLLDDYRAGSPFFLSSPHRTILAEGAFATVPSQGGPDELTTLPRRVAALLAHVKPSKYCDPVVVGAVPFDHTTPAQLVVPTRIRWAGPLQFHSDVQATPPLVTACEIREVPEPEEYIRGVEQGLARLQAGEFDKVVLSRSLHLTSPEAIDIRQLLRNLARHNADGYTFAVDLPQFGSSVASPVSGRRTLIGASPELLVSRAGLQVTANPLAGSRPRSEDPAEDQRRAAELLASAKDRHEHAVVVEAVAAALRPYCRELEVPAEPSLVHTATMWHLSTKIVGELSDSATSALELAAALHPTPAVCGTPTRLARTAIREIEPFDRGFFTGMIGWVDASGDGEWVVAIRCAEADEHSLRLFAGAGIVVGSKPEEELAETSAKFRTMLRAMGLDRELTDMHVRRG